The Populus trichocarpa isolate Nisqually-1 chromosome 11, P.trichocarpa_v4.1, whole genome shotgun sequence genome has a segment encoding these proteins:
- the LOC18107147 gene encoding cysteine-rich receptor-like protein kinase 25, with protein sequence MTINITEAQEINYRYHFCQNTTTFVRNSTYQANLKILLSSLAFNATRNDINGFYNASAGQDIDEVYGLFLCRGDVSVEVCLKCVKLATNYVVEFCPIEKELAIVWYDECFLLYSNSNNFSSLNQRPLVSMPNVENIIVDVELNQLLVKTISDAAKEAASAPLGVKYFAAKKVLYTSHEFLYVLVQCTPVLSTSDCNRCLEQAIPQVQICCNNTRGGRVLNPSCNLRFEYYSFYNETAVVAMSPPPLSTPVHFTISPAEEIGNIREDQLLDWAGRATVGDDYSDKDIQGEVTSQDLPLIRLDVINEATKQFSDENKLGQGGFGPVYRGTLEDGKEVAVKRLSRTSGQGQREFLNEVVLIARLQHRNLVRLLGCCLEKNEKLLIYENGVLLDWQRRLSIINGIARGLLYLHEDSRLRIIHRDLKTSNILLDYEMNPKISDFGMARIFGGNPSEANTNRIVGT encoded by the exons ATGACCATTAACATCACGGAAGCACAGGAGATTAACTACCGTTATCATTTCTGCCAAAACACAACCACTTTCGTAAGAAACAGTACGTATCAGGCCAATTTAAAAATCCTTCTCTCTTCACTTGCCTTCAATGCAACCCGCAATGACATTAACGGATTCTACAACGCCTCTGCAGGGCAAGATATCGATGAGGTCTATGGCCTTTTCCTCTGCCGCGGCGATGTTAGTGTCGAAGTTTGCCTAAAATGTGTGAAATTGGCCACGAACTATGTAGTCGAATTCTGTCCAATCGAGAAGGAGCTGGCTATCGTATGGTATGATGAGTGCTTCCTGCTCTACTCAAACAGTAACAACTTCTCCAGCTTGAACCAAAGGCCTTTGGTTTCCATGCCGAATgtagaaaatataattgttgaTGTAGAATTGAACCAGCTTCTGGTGAAAACTATATCTGATGCTGCTAAAGAAGCTGCAAGTGCGCCTTTAGgtgtaaaatattttgcagCCAAAAAAGTGCTTTATACGTCGCATGAGTTTCTATACGTTCTTGTGCAGTGCACACCGGTTCTATCTACATCTGATTGTAATCGTTGTCTTGAACAAGCTATCCCTCAAGTACAAATTTGCTGTAATAATACGCGAGGAGGAAGAGTCCTAAATCCAAGCTGTAATCTTCGATTtgaatattattctttttacaACGAAACTGCCGTCGTGGCAATGTCACCACCACCACTGTCCACGCCAGTT CACTTCACAATATCTCCTGCAGAGGAAATAGGAAATATCCGAGAGGATCAATTACTCGACTGGGCAGGACGAGCAACTGTTGGGGACGACTATTCAGACAAAGATATTCAAGGAGAGGTGACATCCCAGGACCTCCCTTTGATCCGGCTAGATGTTATAAATGAAGCTACAAAGCAATTTTCTGATGAAAACAAACTTGGTCAAGGAGGGTTTGGCCCAGTATACAGG GGTACGTTAGAGGATGGCAAAGAAGTTGCAGTTAAGAGGCTCTCAAGAACTTCTGGTCAAGGACAAAGAGAATTCCTGAACGAAGTCGTTTTAATCGCCAGATTACAACACAGAAATCTTGTCAGACTCCTGGGATGCTGtctggaaaaaaatgaaaagttacTTATCTATGA AAATGGAGTCCTGCTTGACTGGCAAAGACGCTTGAGCATTATCAATGGAATTGCACGTGGGCTCTTGTATCTTCATGAAGATTCTCGTCTTAGAATTATTCACAGGGACCTCAAAACAAGCAACATCTTGCTTGATTATGAGATGAATCCAAAGATATCAGACTTTGGAATGGCTAGGATTTTCGGTGGAAATCCAAGCGAGGCTAACACGAATAGAATTGTCGGAACTTAG
- the LOC18107148 gene encoding cysteine-rich receptor-like protein kinase 10, translated as MGHNFLSDANTIQLLLLLYFSIATLSQHSSNFLTHPPYKFCSNTSLYEANSPFQNNLQTLMSYLASNASVSNQYHAYAGNDPDIVYAQYMCYNYIENCSACIYAASQDIMQLCPNNRNATVWEELCQLRFSNKNFIGQLDISGNILLANKETIENSGQYISVVNEKFSNLTKKAAFDPTQNMYATGKLALSDIDTLYTLGQCTTDLSSHDCNTCLQVAIQNISSCCYIGRGQRLLSQSCYFRFELYPFYEGTADSGKHFNVFFLVYNFPIGETLTILKIVLGTCIPTVVLAFLTASCIIYFRRIRRKETDEEKSHLAFLQELRKSSGSTFAEGNKVSSEELPWMMDLSVIRAATDNFSVSNKLGQGGFGSVYKGILSDGSEVAVKRLSRSSEQGVKEFKTEVLLIMKLQHKNLVRLLGFCVEGEEKLLVYEFMPNSSLDVFLFDPTKRAELDWSSRIDIINGIAKGMLYLHEDSRLRIIHRDLKASNVLLDNEMNPKISDFGMARIFSSNEDEANTARIVGTYGYMAPEYAMEGLYSTKSDVFSFGVLLLEIISGRKKAGYHQSKCAPSLLAYVSLIYYLKYNKN; from the exons ATGGGTCATAATTTTCTCAGTGATGCGAACACCATTCAATTGCTTTTGTTGTTGTACTTTTCCATTGCCACCCTTTCGCAGCATAGCAGCAATTTTCTCACTCATCCACCCTACAAGTTTTGCTCAAACACATCTCTTTACGAAGCTAATAGTCCATTTCAAAACAATCTCCAGaccctcatgtcttatcttgcCTCAAATGCTTCTGTGTCCAATCAATATCATGCCTATGCTGGAAATGACCCTGATATAGTCTATGCTCAATATATGTGCTACAACTACATCGAAAACTGCAGTGCCTGCATATATGCAGCATCACAAGATATCATGCAACTCTGTCCAAACAATAGAAATGCAACTGTATGGGAAGAGCTGTGCCAGTTGCGCTTCTCGAATAAAAATTTCATAGGCCAGCTTGATATCTCAGGAAACATTCTCTTAGCTAATAAAGAGACGATTGAAAATTCAGGACAGTACATATCAGTAGTGAACGAAAAATTTAGTAATCTTACCAAGAAGGCTGCTTTTGACCCCACGCAGAATATGTATGCTACAGGAAAATTAGCCTTATCGGATATAGACACCCTTTATACTCTGGGGCAGTGCACTACAGATTTGTCATCTCACGATTGTAATACATGCCTTCAGGTTGCCATACAAAATATTTCAAGTTGCTGCTATATCGGTCGAGGGCAACGGCTTCTTAGTCAGAGTTGCTATTTTAGGTTTGAGTTATACCCATTCTATGAAGGCACAGCTGATTCGGGTAAGcat ttcaatgttttttttttagtgtataaTTTTCCTATAGGGGAGACATTGACGATTTTGAAGATTGTCCTTGGAACTTGTATACCAACAGTTGTTCTTGCATTTCTCACTGCATCGTGTATCATCTACTTTCGGcgaataagaagaaaagaaacag ATGAGGAAAAAAGTCACCTTGCTTTCTTACAGGAACTGAGAAAATCTAGCGGATCGACATTCGCAGAAGGTAATAAGGTGAGTTCTGAGGAATTACCTTGGATGATGGACCTGAGTGTTATAAGAGCTGCGACAGATAACTTCTCTGTTTCAAACAAGCTTGGACAGGGTGGATTTGGCTCTGTTTACAAG GGGATACTAAGCGATGGAAGCGAAGTTGCAGTGAAGAGACTATCAAGAAGTTCGGAGCAGGGCgtaaaagaattcaaaactgAAGTTCTATTAATAATGAAACTTCAGCACAAAAATCTTGTCAGGCTGCTTGGTTTTTGTGTTGAAGGAGAGGAAAAGCTCCTCGTCTATGAATTCATGCCTAACAGCAGccttgatgtttttctttttg ATCCTACGAAACGAGCAGAACTTGATTGGAGCAGTAGAATTGATATTATAAATGGAATTGCAAAGGGAATGCTTTATCTTCACGAGGATTCTAGGCTTAGAATCATTCATCGAGACCTAAAAGCTTCTAATGTATTGTTAGACAATGAGATGAATCCGAAGATTTCTGACTTTGGAATGGCAAGGATTTTTTCAAGTAATGAAGACGAAGCCAATACTGCTCGAATAGTAGGAACATA TGGATACATGGCACCAGAATATGCGATGGAGGGATTATATTCAACCAAATCTgatgtttttagttttggagTTCTCTTGCTTGAGATCATAAGTGGGAGAAAGAAAGCTGGATACCACCAATCAAAATGTGCTCCTAGCCTCCTGGCATACGTAAGTTTAATTTATTACCTTAAATACAACAAAAACTAG